One window of the Candidatus Phycorickettsia trachydisci genome contains the following:
- the obgE gene encoding GTPase ObgE, whose translation MHFIDEAKIFIKSGNGGNGCVSFRREKFVAKGGPDGGDGGRGADIIFVADPNLNTLLHFRYQKHFRGQNGESGKGACMSGKSRSPLVLKVPVGTQIFDSQKQVLLHDLQNPYEEFVALEGGKGGLGNMHFKSSINRAPRKATSGEVTEEVQVYLSLRVIADIGLAGLPNAGKSTFLAKVTNAKPKIADYAFSTLKPNLGVVQIYDHEFVIADIPGLIEGAHLGSGLGDKFLKHIEKCKILVHLIDATSDNLVKDYQIIRNEISNYSNDLATKIEIICLNKIDLVDQKSLSKKINALKKYTKKEIFAISAMTGYDIPKLLNQIHKLSYHENF comes from the coding sequence ATGCATTTTATTGATGAGGCTAAAATATTTATTAAAAGCGGTAATGGAGGTAATGGTTGCGTATCTTTTAGACGTGAGAAGTTTGTAGCTAAAGGAGGACCAGATGGCGGTGATGGTGGCAGAGGCGCTGATATTATTTTCGTAGCAGATCCAAATCTAAATACCCTACTACATTTTAGATACCAAAAGCATTTTAGAGGCCAAAACGGAGAATCAGGTAAAGGAGCGTGCATGAGCGGTAAATCTCGTTCTCCTTTGGTTTTAAAAGTACCCGTTGGAACTCAGATTTTCGATTCTCAAAAGCAAGTATTGTTGCATGATTTACAAAATCCTTATGAAGAATTTGTAGCCCTTGAAGGAGGAAAAGGAGGACTTGGTAACATGCACTTTAAATCCTCTATAAACAGAGCTCCAAGAAAAGCAACCTCAGGAGAAGTAACAGAAGAGGTGCAAGTGTACTTAAGTCTCAGGGTAATAGCCGATATTGGACTTGCGGGACTCCCAAATGCGGGCAAATCTACCTTTTTAGCAAAAGTTACAAATGCAAAACCTAAAATAGCAGATTATGCTTTTAGCACTTTAAAACCTAACCTAGGCGTTGTTCAGATTTATGATCATGAATTTGTAATTGCAGATATCCCAGGTCTTATTGAAGGGGCTCATTTAGGTTCAGGTTTAGGAGATAAATTTTTGAAGCATATCGAAAAATGTAAAATCCTGGTGCATTTAATTGATGCAACTTCGGATAATTTGGTTAAAGACTACCAGATCATACGTAATGAAATTTCAAACTATTCAAATGATTTAGCTACAAAAATAGAAATTATTTGTTTGAATAAAATAGATTTAGTAGATCAAAAGTCCTTAAGTAAAAAAATAAATGCTTTAAAAAAATATACTAAAAAAGAAATTTTTGCTATCTCTGCGATGACAGGTTATGATATACCAAAGTTACTAAACCAAATACATAAATTATCATATCATGAGAATTTTTAG
- a CDS encoding MFS transporter, protein MIKLVKEFLKSLRDGERKNKITILLGNALDHYDTHIYALLAPFIAAVFFAPGDNLTNQIAAFGIASVGVITRPLGAILFGRLALFIGPLRALRYSLVGVAIATFLIALLPSYEQAGPLAPLFLLFMRSLQSIFASGEGAIAGLYIVSSHDQRKRNVSSSLYSMSTMVGIMIAAVVARLVSHSSDPLIYWRVGFAFGFLTSIVSIFIRANGYRATKMHVNNKTQNVWGIIKTNKDKIWRIIFLNGFSYISYPIAFTIMNSILPSAKDISIQEALYLHSWLIIFDAFVIPLGGFLPRDNIKLERVMLSGIAIVFITSSILFASLNVISLSTIMILRVIVIGVGVPFAVALRIWTANITDDCGEEKYLIAAIGGGIGMELLGRNIIILALFFFTTYSSLSPLILYILFLSGAAAFAISSHNKSS, encoded by the coding sequence ATGATAAAACTTGTTAAAGAATTTTTAAAATCCCTACGTGACGGGGAAAGAAAGAATAAAATTACCATACTACTAGGTAATGCATTAGATCATTATGATACACACATATATGCTCTTCTTGCACCTTTTATCGCAGCCGTATTTTTTGCTCCTGGAGATAATTTAACTAATCAAATCGCCGCCTTTGGCATTGCCTCAGTTGGAGTAATTACAAGACCATTAGGAGCGATCCTGTTTGGTAGACTTGCATTATTCATCGGACCTCTACGAGCACTTAGATACTCATTAGTAGGAGTAGCGATTGCGACTTTCTTAATTGCACTTTTGCCAAGCTATGAACAAGCAGGCCCCCTAGCCCCTCTGTTCCTGCTATTTATGAGATCATTGCAATCTATTTTTGCTTCAGGTGAAGGAGCAATTGCTGGCCTGTATATTGTTTCTTCTCACGATCAACGTAAACGTAACGTATCAAGTAGCTTATACTCCATGTCCACTATGGTAGGGATTATGATTGCAGCCGTAGTTGCTAGATTGGTAAGCCATAGCTCTGATCCATTAATTTACTGGCGTGTAGGATTTGCTTTCGGTTTTTTAACAAGCATTGTAAGTATTTTCATTAGAGCCAATGGTTACAGGGCAACAAAAATGCATGTAAATAACAAAACTCAAAATGTCTGGGGTATCATCAAAACTAATAAAGATAAAATTTGGCGTATTATTTTTTTAAATGGCTTCAGCTATATATCTTATCCAATTGCTTTTACCATCATGAACTCTATATTACCATCAGCAAAAGATATATCGATTCAAGAAGCTTTATATTTACATAGCTGGCTTATTATTTTTGATGCATTTGTGATACCTTTAGGCGGATTTTTACCTCGAGATAATATTAAACTAGAGCGTGTTATGTTAAGCGGAATTGCTATAGTTTTTATTACATCTTCAATATTGTTTGCTAGTCTAAACGTAATATCTTTGAGCACCATCATGATACTCAGAGTAATAGTAATAGGAGTTGGCGTTCCTTTTGCCGTCGCACTAAGGATCTGGACGGCCAACATTACAGATGATTGTGGAGAAGAAAAATATTTAATTGCAGCAATAGGAGGAGGTATTGGAATGGAGCTTTTAGGTCGCAATATTATAATCCTCGCCCTCTTTTTCTTTACTACCTATTCAAGCTTATCACCCCTAATTTTATATATTCTATTTTTATCAGGAGCCGCCGCTTTTGCTATATCTTCTCATAACAAATCATCTTGA
- a CDS encoding ankyrin repeat domain-containing protein: protein MNTLDILMAVAKDDRDLMVNFLNSAYPAINTSSLNLDSLKDEVLGSVMGDIYTIINSHGIQSLIHIAVESTCVKVLNFLLHVAATYDAVELASSLLDKGVDIEARCNFDMKDLGNKGRSPLHTAAIHGKVKVAKLLLDREANIEARDSNEETPLHYAAYDNPRAVELLVSSGAQVNVRNIRGETPLHHAALQCSEGWIAEMLLDKGADIEAKNNTGETPLHYAARNGIRDIAEVLLDHGANIYAVNNDGENVIDFAILEIDKQLEGEYMEEDDVDMSTLTLFCRYKELLDLNHPFLYDALTINIEGIIHAELLSSKNLDGLKNILEAFSDAGDKDFCENFLTKMKDYVQSNMYRFIPSEFDLSNKNSIKNLFYIKSRLEDRKQLFSSIKPEQTNEYLKSLRDIAVEVYEKVNQYWERVDSHIIDLGDGVIEPTSSLGKIAKTEASKNMFGFLDRDLIRLFQTRDHRKTQALLKKIANDDINHSTEKPRADVDIKDEAYSEAAYVVDNVLTEACPGFSLPTIGCGGVEECKGQN, encoded by the coding sequence ATGAATACATTAGATATATTAATGGCTGTAGCCAAAGATGATAGAGATTTGATGGTAAATTTTCTAAACTCTGCATATCCCGCGATCAATACTTCTTCTTTAAACTTAGATAGCTTGAAGGATGAAGTATTAGGATCTGTGATGGGAGATATTTATACAATTATTAATAGTCATGGTATACAATCTTTAATCCATATAGCTGTTGAGAGTACATGTGTAAAAGTACTTAATTTTTTGCTACACGTAGCTGCTACATATGACGCAGTAGAATTGGCGTCATCATTACTTGATAAAGGCGTTGATATTGAAGCTAGGTGTAACTTTGATATGAAAGATTTGGGTAACAAGGGCAGAAGTCCATTGCACACAGCTGCCATCCACGGTAAGGTGAAAGTAGCGAAGTTGCTACTTGATAGAGAGGCGAATATTGAAGCTCGTGATAGTAATGAAGAAACGCCATTGCACTACGCTGCCTATGACAACCCAAGGGCAGTTGAGTTACTAGTTAGTAGTGGTGCACAGGTTAATGTCAGAAATATACGGGGTGAAACGCCATTGCACCATGCTGCTCTACAGTGTAGTGAGGGGTGGATAGCAGAAATGCTACTTGATAAAGGCGCTGATATTGAAGCCAAAAATAATACAGGTGAAACGCCATTGCATTATGCTGCTCGTAATGGAATAAGAGACATAGCGGAGGTACTACTTGATCATGGGGCTAATATATATGCTGTCAATAATGATGGTGAAAATGTCATCGACTTCGCAATATTAGAGATTGATAAGCAGTTAGAGGGAGAATACATGGAAGAAGATGATGTAGATATGAGTACATTAACTCTCTTTTGCCGTTACAAAGAGCTTTTAGATTTAAATCATCCTTTTCTTTATGATGCCTTAACTATAAATATAGAGGGAATAATCCATGCAGAACTACTATCTAGTAAGAACTTAGATGGTTTAAAAAATATATTAGAGGCATTTAGTGATGCCGGTGATAAGGATTTTTGTGAAAATTTTTTAACAAAAATGAAAGATTATGTTCAATCTAACATGTATAGGTTTATACCATCAGAGTTTGATCTATCTAACAAGAATAGTATAAAGAATCTTTTCTATATTAAATCTAGACTTGAAGATAGGAAGCAATTATTTTCTTCGATTAAACCTGAACAAACAAACGAGTATCTTAAGTCTTTAAGAGACATCGCGGTTGAGGTTTATGAGAAAGTTAATCAATATTGGGAACGAGTTGATAGCCATATAATAGACTTGGGAGATGGGGTGATTGAGCCAACTAGTTCACTAGGAAAAATAGCTAAGACCGAGGCTTCCAAGAATATGTTTGGCTTCTTAGATCGTGATTTGATTAGGTTGTTCCAAACTAGAGATCACCGAAAAACACAAGCCTTACTTAAGAAAATAGCAAATGATGATATAAACCACTCCACAGAAAAACCTAGAGCAGATGTCGATATAAAAGATGAGGCTTATAGTGAAGCGGCTTATGTTGTCGATAATGTACTTACCGAAGCGTGCCCAGGTTTCAGTTTACCTACCATTGGCTGTGGGGGGGTGGAAGAATGTAAGGGACAAAACTGA
- a CDS encoding ankyrin repeat domain-containing protein, producing MTNHPKDIFENFIFNFHTTDREKLEGVIQQKLTYDSSCCDFLLSKACQEGSTALIYFLLSKACQKNDTQVVSFLIEKGINVKVNFDSSLIICAIQHGSQEIARILIESGADVNAESDYWQRPLHLAVKNGQLDIVRLLLDRGADINASSIHVGTPLQLAAKKGQEEMVRLLLDRGADIKAPSGREPLEWAAAEGHVKVVELLLDRGADIEAGHETPLQMAAKAGQVDVVRLLLDRGADIEPQCISGFTPLLWAATTGHVKVVELLIDRGANIEAKSNQGFRGLHSSVKHFEVMKLLLDRGAEVDTLSDGGHSPLHYAAQDGKEEVVQLLLDRGADIELQNESGDGPIHRAATQGEMKVVELLLDRGADINAQNHRGERLLYCFAESGNVKRVKWLLDKGADVYVLNNQGKNVLEFVGSSKVEMISFFCHYKGLLDLNKSSISSLLKKNINKIIKHELNEPNNNMDGLRNVLEAFSNADNNAFCKDFLKKVKKHVQSSGFVPKLKLDLDNDTNIKKFLLARSKLEDLKKLFSSIESEQTDPYLESLSCIASKVYEKVNQYWEQIDKHIVDLGNKVIDPTYPLGKIAKTEASKNIFELLGKDMTELFQTRDHRRQTLANNQAEAATKKLKTDEGTEDNDHSGMSDISDNLPTEVCSDVGLSTVGSGGIEECKGQG from the coding sequence ATGACAAACCATCCTAAAGACATTTTTGAAAATTTCATCTTTAATTTTCATACTACAGATAGGGAAAAATTAGAGGGTGTAATACAACAAAAACTTACATATGATTCATCATGCTGTGATTTTTTGCTATCTAAAGCTTGTCAAGAAGGTAGTACAGCATTGATATATTTTTTACTTTCTAAAGCTTGCCAAAAAAATGATACGCAAGTGGTATCTTTTTTGATTGAAAAAGGCATAAATGTTAAAGTTAATTTTGATTCTTCGCTGATAATCTGCGCTATCCAACATGGCAGTCAAGAAATAGCGAGGATACTGATAGAAAGCGGAGCTGATGTTAATGCTGAAAGTGATTACTGGCAAAGGCCACTGCACCTGGCTGTTAAAAATGGTCAATTAGATATAGTGAGGTTACTACTTGACAGAGGTGCTGATATTAATGCCTCATCCATTCATGTCGGAACACCACTGCAGCTTGCTGCTAAAAAAGGTCAAGAGGAGATGGTAAGGTTATTACTTGATAGAGGGGCTGATATTAAGGCGCCATCTGGTCGAGAGCCACTAGAATGGGCCGCTGCTGAAGGTCACGTGAAAGTGGTGGAGCTGCTACTTGACAGAGGCGCTGATATTGAAGCTGGGCACGAAACGCCCCTTCAGATGGCAGCCAAAGCAGGTCAAGTGGATGTAGTGAGGTTATTACTTGATAGGGGAGCTGATATTGAGCCGCAATGTATTAGTGGTTTTACACCACTACTCTGGGCTGCAACAACAGGCCACGTGAAAGTAGTGGAGCTACTAATTGATAGAGGTGCTAATATTGAGGCCAAATCTAATCAAGGGTTTAGAGGACTGCATAGCTCTGTTAAACACTTTGAAGTAATGAAACTACTACTTGATAGAGGTGCTGAGGTCGATACTCTAAGTGATGGGGGTCACAGTCCACTGCATTATGCTGCTCAAGATGGTAAGGAGGAAGTAGTACAGCTGCTGCTGGATAGGGGAGCTGATATTGAGCTCCAAAATGAAAGCGGGGATGGACCCATACACCGCGCTGCTACTCAGGGTGAAATGAAAGTAGTGGAACTACTACTTGACAGAGGAGCTGATATTAATGCCCAAAATCATAGGGGAGAAAGGCTATTATACTGCTTTGCTGAAAGCGGTAATGTAAAGAGAGTGAAATGGTTACTTGATAAAGGAGCTGATGTTTATGTTTTAAATAATCAAGGTAAAAATGTCCTCGAATTCGTGGGTTCATCAAAAGTAGAAATGATATCTTTTTTCTGTCATTATAAAGGGCTTTTAGATTTAAATAAATCATCTATATCCAGTTTATTAAAGAAGAATATAAATAAAATCATCAAACATGAACTTAACGAGCCTAATAATAACATGGATGGTTTAAGAAATGTATTGGAAGCATTTAGTAATGCTGATAATAATGCCTTTTGCAAAGATTTCTTAAAAAAAGTAAAAAAGCATGTTCAATCTAGTGGCTTTGTGCCAAAACTAAAGTTAGATTTAGATAACGATACTAATATAAAAAAATTCTTGTTAGCTAGGTCCAAACTGGAGGATTTAAAGAAATTGTTCTCTTCGATTGAATCTGAACAAACGGACCCATACCTTGAGTCTTTAAGCTGTATTGCATCTAAAGTTTATGAAAAAGTTAATCAATATTGGGAACAAATTGATAAGCATATAGTAGATTTGGGTAATAAGGTGATCGATCCAACTTACCCACTAGGAAAAATAGCTAAGACTGAAGCGTCCAAGAATATATTTGAACTCTTAGGTAAGGATATGACTGAGTTGTTTCAAACTAGAGATCATCGAAGACAGACCTTAGCGAATAATCAAGCAGAAGCAGCTACGAAGAAGCTTAAAACAGATGAAGGTACAGAAGATAATGATCATAGTGGAATGTCTGATATTTCTGATAATTTACCTACCGAAGTATGTTCAGATGTAGGTTTATCTACCGTTGGCTCTGGTGGAATAGAAGAATGTAAGGGACAAGGTTGA
- a CDS encoding ankyrin repeat domain-containing protein, translated as MDESIDTSMNLAKPKPSVLAEFLKSRDIKDVNTVSIKHGDLRNIILEYLQVIGSYYCAENKDGTLSLVHTAAINGEVEVMRMLLDANVDKEARSINGGTPLHYAAIEGHVEVVKMLLDANADKDARDDKSATPLHCAAKGGNVEVLKILLDANADKNARDDKSATPLHYAARGGNVEVVIALLDANADKDAKDIWSRTPLYEAATGCLDYDSDYGNDYEFNVDTQLKIVRLMIERGADKDVKDYNGETLLHATFGREERLKILKYLIDNGVRAHDLDNRGRNVLENFLYEWEEDETAVSLLSCHKQLLDLNKPVISSFLEENVDQIIRYELDKLDQPRAILTGLRNIFEIFSDAGNENFCKSFLEAIKQYAYNFTSLPTFDLSQVNNIKSFLIVKANREEFKELLSSIQYADPLSNIVNEAKAEVERSYNSVDNYIVSLTRRVIEPTEPLGSIGHAKGLKVMLNFLDQVDANRLFQTRDHRKTDALMEKLPKLQRMFVLFEKLQKAVVFGRMGGNIIEKATQKVIANVGMKDESNGEEYSIFDHLPTEVCPDVALSTVGSGGVEECKGQV; from the coding sequence ATGGATGAGTCAATTGATACCTCAATGAATTTAGCTAAACCCAAACCAAGTGTATTGGCAGAGTTTTTAAAGTCTCGTGATATTAAAGATGTAAACACTGTTTCTATAAAGCATGGTGATTTGCGTAACATTATCTTGGAGTATTTACAGGTAATTGGTTCTTATTATTGCGCTGAAAATAAAGACGGTACATTATCCTTAGTTCATACAGCTGCGATTAATGGTGAAGTAGAAGTAATGAGGATGCTACTTGATGCAAATGTTGATAAGGAGGCTAGGAGTATTAATGGTGGAACGCCATTACATTATGCTGCGATAGAGGGACATGTTGAGGTAGTAAAGATGCTACTTGATGCAAATGCTGATAAGGATGCTAGGGATGATAAAAGTGCAACGCCATTACATTGTGCTGCAAAAGGGGGGAATGTTGAGGTATTGAAGATACTACTTGATGCAAATGCTGATAAGAATGCTAGGGATGATAAAAGTGCAACGCCATTACATTATGCTGCAAGAGGGGGGAATGTTGAGGTGGTGATTGCATTACTTGATGCAAATGCTGATAAAGACGCTAAAGATATCTGGAGCCGAACTCCTTTATATGAAGCTGCTACAGGTTGCTTAGATTATGACTCTGACTATGGTAACGATTATGAATTTAATGTAGATACTCAATTGAAGATAGTAAGATTGATGATTGAAAGAGGCGCTGATAAAGATGTTAAAGACTATAATGGGGAAACGTTGCTGCATGCAACTTTTGGAAGGGAAGAGAGATTAAAAATATTAAAGTATTTAATTGACAATGGGGTGAGGGCTCATGATTTAGATAATAGGGGTAGAAATGTTCTTGAGAATTTTTTGTATGAGTGGGAGGAAGATGAAACAGCAGTATCACTTTTATCTTGCCATAAACAACTTTTAGATTTAAATAAGCCTGTGATATCTAGTTTTTTGGAAGAAAATGTAGATCAAATTATTAGATATGAGTTAGATAAATTAGATCAGCCTAGAGCTATTTTAACTGGTTTAAGGAATATATTTGAGATATTTAGTGATGCTGGTAATGAAAATTTTTGTAAAAGTTTTTTAGAAGCAATAAAGCAATATGCTTATAATTTTACTTCATTGCCAACATTTGATTTATCTCAAGTTAATAACATAAAGAGTTTTTTAATAGTCAAGGCTAATCGTGAGGAGTTCAAGGAATTGTTATCTTCAATTCAATATGCAGATCCTTTAAGTAATATTGTAAATGAAGCTAAAGCAGAAGTTGAAAGATCTTATAACAGTGTTGATAATTATATAGTTAGTTTGACTAGAAGAGTTATTGAACCAACTGAACCATTAGGAAGCATAGGGCACGCTAAAGGTTTAAAGGTCATGTTGAATTTTTTAGATCAAGTGGATGCAAATAGGTTGTTCCAAACTAGAGATCATCGAAAAACTGATGCTTTAATGGAAAAGCTACCTAAGCTTCAGAGGATGTTTGTTCTATTTGAGAAGCTGCAAAAAGCTGTTGTATTTGGAAGGATGGGGGGTAATATCATAGAAAAAGCCACTCAAAAGGTTATAGCAAATGTAGGCATGAAAGATGAATCTAATGGTGAAGAATATTCTATTTTTGATCATTTGCCTACCGAAGTATGTCCAGATGTAGCTTTATCTACCGTTGGTTCTGGTGGAGTAGAAGAATGTAAGGGACAAGTTTGA
- a CDS encoding ABC transporter permease, whose product MSISFRRIWAILKKEFIQLKRDVSTLKMVIAIPIMQLIMFGFAINSDPKNLATAVLSSDHGIIARNIITGLNNSGYFTITDEIKSERDARSLLQEGLVTFVVTIPEGFTRDLIRGAKPYLLVEADATDPVAISGALGILNQAVASAVGRDTYGMLETIAPSQPPYEVRVHRLYNPEGISRYNIVPGLIAIVLTMTCVMMTALSLTKERERGTMENLLSMPVKPIEVMAGKIAPYIIIGYIQFTIILLAAYFVFKVPILGSLFLLVLGLFMFIVCNLALGFTLSTAAQNQMQAMQSSTFLLLPSILLSGFMFPFRGMPEWAQMIGSCLPATYLIRIVRGVMLKGGTLSEIWHHMWPLCIFMVVITIIAMKVYKTNLD is encoded by the coding sequence ATGAGCATATCTTTTCGTCGCATTTGGGCAATACTCAAAAAAGAATTCATACAGCTAAAACGTGATGTGAGCACCTTGAAGATGGTTATCGCAATTCCTATAATGCAGCTGATTATGTTCGGGTTTGCAATTAATTCTGATCCTAAAAACCTTGCTACTGCAGTTTTATCTTCAGATCATGGTATTATTGCGCGTAATATCATAACGGGATTAAATAACTCAGGATATTTTACAATTACGGATGAGATCAAATCTGAGAGAGATGCTAGAAGCTTGCTGCAAGAAGGTCTTGTGACATTTGTGGTTACTATACCTGAAGGCTTTACCCGTGACTTGATAAGAGGAGCTAAGCCATATTTGTTAGTTGAGGCTGATGCAACTGATCCTGTTGCTATATCGGGAGCTCTAGGGATCCTAAACCAAGCAGTTGCCAGCGCAGTAGGAAGAGATACTTACGGTATGCTAGAGACCATTGCCCCCTCTCAGCCTCCTTATGAAGTTCGTGTTCACCGATTATACAATCCAGAAGGAATTAGCCGCTATAATATTGTTCCGGGATTAATCGCGATTGTTTTGACTATGACATGTGTAATGATGACGGCGCTTTCTTTGACCAAGGAGAGGGAGAGGGGAACTATGGAAAACCTTTTATCAATGCCTGTTAAACCTATTGAGGTTATGGCGGGAAAAATTGCGCCATATATCATTATAGGATATATTCAGTTTACTATAATTTTACTTGCAGCTTATTTCGTATTTAAAGTGCCTATTTTAGGAAGTTTATTCCTTTTAGTTTTGGGTTTATTTATGTTTATTGTTTGCAATTTGGCGTTAGGTTTCACATTATCAACAGCTGCACAAAATCAGATGCAAGCCATGCAATCATCAACGTTTCTTCTCTTGCCTTCAATCTTGCTGTCTGGCTTTATGTTTCCTTTCAGAGGTATGCCCGAATGGGCTCAAATGATAGGTAGTTGTCTTCCGGCTACTTATCTAATACGCATTGTCAGGGGAGTTATGCTTAAAGGGGGCACTTTATCTGAAATTTGGCATCATATGTGGCCTTTGTGCATTTTTATGGTGGTTATAACAATCATTGCAATGAAAGTGTATAAGACTAACTTGGATTAG
- a CDS encoding ABC transporter ATP-binding protein, producing the protein MAKYAIDLHNLSKSFAGKRAVDNINIQVPRGKVYGFLGPNGSGKTTTIRMICGLLTPDSGEGTCLDYDIRTQSQLIQENVGYMTQKFSYWEDMTTQENLEFISDMFGINNKKAKVQECIEKFGLEKYQFQLAGRMSGGWKQRLALAACTLHNPELLLLDEPTAGVDPKARREFWDEIHKLAAEGVTILVTTHYMDEAERCHKIIYIAGGKIMTQGTIDEVINNAGLTTWVVKGENLASLQRELEKHPAVTTAAPFGESLHVSGIDEEALNNATAPYRNNPSYSWELSSPSMEDAFIHYMTKAQMENLL; encoded by the coding sequence CTGCATAATTTATCTAAAAGCTTTGCTGGTAAAAGGGCTGTAGATAATATAAACATACAAGTGCCTCGTGGAAAAGTATATGGTTTTCTTGGGCCAAACGGTAGTGGTAAAACTACGACAATTAGGATGATATGCGGTCTTTTAACCCCTGATAGCGGAGAGGGTACGTGCCTTGATTATGATATACGTACGCAATCACAACTTATACAAGAAAATGTAGGTTATATGACACAAAAATTTAGTTATTGGGAAGATATGACTACGCAAGAGAATTTAGAATTTATATCAGATATGTTTGGTATAAATAATAAAAAGGCTAAAGTGCAAGAATGTATTGAAAAATTTGGGCTTGAAAAATATCAATTTCAACTTGCAGGTCGTATGTCCGGTGGTTGGAAACAAAGGCTTGCCCTTGCCGCATGTACATTACATAATCCAGAATTATTGCTTCTCGATGAACCAACTGCGGGGGTTGATCCAAAAGCTCGCAGGGAATTTTGGGACGAGATTCATAAACTCGCTGCTGAAGGAGTGACCATATTGGTGACTACGCACTATATGGATGAAGCTGAGCGTTGTCACAAAATTATTTATATTGCAGGTGGCAAAATTATGACTCAAGGAACTATAGATGAGGTGATTAACAATGCCGGTCTTACTACATGGGTAGTTAAAGGTGAGAATTTAGCTAGTTTGCAAAGGGAGCTGGAAAAACATCCAGCTGTTACAACTGCTGCTCCTTTTGGTGAAAGTTTGCATGTTAGCGGAATAGATGAGGAAGCATTGAATAATGCTACTGCGCCATATCGAAACAATCCCTCATATAGTTGGGAACTATCTTCTCCATCTATGGAGGATGCTTTCATTCATTACATGACAAAAGCACAAATGGAGAATTTACTATGA